TGGGCCGTCGGCTGGGCGCTGATCCTCGAGACCCAGCTCGCGGCGGCGGTCGTGGCCAGGGTGTGGGCGATCTACGCCACCCAGACCCTCACCGACCTCGGGATCGGCCAGGCGATTCCGCAGGGTGTGCTGGCCGCGTTCGTGCTGGCCGCACTGACGACCACGGTGGCGCTCAGCGCGCGCATCGGCCTGCGGGCGCTGTGGGTGATCGTCGTGGCGAAGCTGCTGGCCATCGGCGCGGTGATCGTGGTCGGCGCGACGCACGTCGACACGGCGAACCTGGGCGACTTCATCGCGCCCGTCCAGCCGTCCACGGGGTCGCCCGACACCGTGCTCGGGCTGCTCCTGGGGCCAACGGGGAGCTTCGGGTGGTTCGGGGTGTTCGCGGCGGCTCCCGCCATCGTCTTCGCGTACGTCGGGTTCGACCTCGTGGCCACGGCTTCGGAGGAGACGGTCGAGGCGCCGCGTGCCGTACCCCTGGGGATGATCAGGAGCCTGGCGATCGCCACCGTGCTGTACATCGCGACGGCGCTGGTGATGGTGGGCATGGTGCCGTACACGCGGATCGCCAGGGAGGCGCCGCTGGCGGCGGCTTTCAAGACGGTCGGCGAGGACGTGATGGTGCACGTCATCAACATCGGCGCGGTTCTCGGGCTGACGACCGTGATCCTGGTGCTGATCGCGGGACAGACCCGGATCATGTTCGCCATGGCCCGCGACGGCCTGCTGCCCCGCCGCCTCGGCACGCTCAGCCGCCGTTTCCACACCCCTTCCACCGTGACGCTGGTGATCGGGGTGGTGGCGATCCTGCTGGCGCAGCTGGCGCCCGTGCTCATGCTGGAACAGCTGGTGGTGCTCGGGACGCTGTTCGCGTTCCTGATGGTGTCCGTCGGGGTGGTCGTGCTGCGCCACACGATGCCCACCACGCCCAGGGGCTTCACCGTGCCACTGTCCCCCTTGGTCCCCGCCCTGTCGGTGCTGGCCACGCTGTGGCTGATGATCAATCTGCGGGTGCAGACGTGGGCCGGGTTCGCGGTGTGGATGGTCGCGGGACTGCTGGTCTACCTGGCGTACGGCAGGCGGCGCAGCCCCTTCGCCGCCGAGCTCACCCGGGGAGCTCCGGGCGGCCGGGGCGGCCGTGGCGGCTTGGGGGGCCGGGGGGGCCGGGGTGGCCGCCATCGCCGCTGAGGCGCGCTCAGAGCCTTCCCGCCTCGATGACGCTGCGCAGGAAGTCGCGCGTCCTCGGGTGCTGGGGATCGGTGAAGATCTGCTCGGGAGTGCCCCGCTCCAGCAGCACGCCGCCGTCGAGGAAGCACACCGTGTCCGCGATGTCGCGGCAGAAGCCCATCTCGTGCGTGGTGAGGATCATCGTCATGCCCGACTGCTTGAGCTCCTTGATGATCCCCAGCACCTCGGTGACCAGCGCGGGGTCCAGCGCCGAGGTGACCTCGTCCAGCAGCATCAGCCTGGGCTGCGTCGCCAGCGCCCTGATGATGGCCACCCGCTGCTGCTGCCCGCCCGACAGCTGGTCGGGGTAGGCCCCGGCCTTCTCCGCCAGCCCGAACCTGGCCAACAGCGCCCTGGCCTGCTCCTCCGCCTCGCCCTTGGCCACCTTGTGCACCTGGCGGGGGGCGAGCGTGATGTTGTCGAGCACGGACATGTGCGGGAAGAGGTTGAACGCCTGGAAGACGATGCCCAGCCGCTTGCGCACGTCGTCCACGTCGACGGCGGGATCGGTGATCTCCTTGCCGTCGAGGAGGATGGCGCCGTCGTCGACGGTCTCCAGCAGGTTCACGCACCGCAGCAGCGTGGACTTCCCCGACCCCGACGCGCCGATGAGGCAGACCACCTCGTGGGTGTCGACCTCGAGGTCGATGCCCCGCAGCACGTGGTGGCCGTGGTAGTTCTTCCAGACCCCGTCAATGGTCAACACACTCACGCCACACCTGCTCTCTTGGCTGCCATCCGGCCTCTTCTCGGTGCCGTACCTTTCGGTGCCGCACGGCCGCCGTTTGGTGCCGTACCTTGCGGTGCCGTACGGCCGTCGTTTGGTGCCGTACGGCAAGCCGTCCCACGCACCTTCGTGGTCACCGCTGACCGTCCGTCCAAGGGACGCTCCTCGTGCGCCCCCGGCTGCCCGCCGCAACGGCGCACCCCCACGCGCCCACCACCGGGGTCTGAGGCAGGGTCCACTCGCCCACCACCGGCGTATGGGGTGCGGTCCGCTCGCCCACCACCGGGGTCTGAGGTGCGGTTCACTCGCCCGTCAGCGGCGCCTGCCTTGCGGTGGTCCGCTCGCACAGCACTGACGCCTGTCCTGCGGTTCGGTCGCCTGCCCTCACGCGCGTCCGTCCTACGGTGCCGACGGCAGGTCCCGTCCGAGCTCTTCTCCGCGGCGTTCACTGACCACGCCGTCTCTGCGACCTGGCCGCCAGATAGTCGGTGAACCGTGCCATCGGGATAGTCAGCAGGATGAACAGCAACGCCGCCACCAGGTAGGGCGTGTAGTTGAAGCTGCCCGCCGCGTGGATCTGCGCCTGCCGCAGCGCCTCCAGCGGCCCGATCGTGGCCACCAGCGCGGTGTCCTTCTGCAACGAGACGAAGTCGTTGAGCAGCGGCGGCACCACCCTGCGCAGCGCCTGAGGGAGCACCACGAACCTCATGGTCTTGCCATGGCTCAACCCCAGCGACCGCGCCGCCGCCACCTGGCTCGGGTGGACCGAGTCGATGCCCGACCTGATCACCTCGGCCACGTACGCGCCGTACGACAGCGTCAGCGCGATGATCCCCAGCGTGGCCAGGTCCGTCGGGACCCCCTGCAACTGCAGCGCGGGCAGTCCGAACCCGATCAGGTAGATCACCAGGATCGTCGGCACGCCGCGGAAGATGTCGGTGTACGCCGTGGCCAGCGCCCGCAGCGGGAAGAAGATCGGCGCCTTCAGCCCTCGCGCCAGCGCCACCAGCAGCCCGACGACCAGGATCAGCGGCTCGGCGATCAGGAAGATCTTGATGTTGAGCAGGAAGCCGGTGAGCACGTCGGGCACTGCGTTGACGAACTCGTCCCAGTTGAAGAACGTCTCCTTCACGCTGGCCCAGCCCGGAGAGTTCGTCACCCCCCAGACGAGGAGGACCAGGAAGACGATCGTCGAGGCCGTCGCGACGGACGCCGAACGGCGGGCCCGCGTCCTGCGGACCCGCTCCCGCTCGACCTGCCGATCGCTCTTGACCCACTCGGTCGCGGTTTGGCTCGTCATCGGCCTACTTCACCTTCGGTGTCCATGCCATCCATGCCCGGCCCCTCAACGACCCGGCCACGCCCCACCGTCGTCCCAACTCCCACACACTCCCCACCGCGCTGGAGCCCGGCCCCCCGGAACCACCAACTCCCCGGAAAACCGGGGGCTCCTCTGAAACCACCAGCTCCCGTGGGAGTACCAGTGCACCCGGAATCCCCGCAGTCCTCGAAACCCAGCCCGTTCCCCAGGGAACCAGCGGTCCGAGAACAGTCAGCCCCCGGAGCCGTCAGCTCTCGGAACCACGCGCTCTCCACCATCACCGAGTCTCGTTGACCACGAGATACCAGCTGTCCGGCGGCAGGGAGCACGCAGCGGCAGTCCCTTACTTGAGCTCAGGAGCGCCGGCCGCCGAGCCGAGCCACTGCTGCTCGATCTTCGCCAGCTCGCCCTTCGACTTCAGCGCCTCGACCGCCTTGTCCACGCACGGCTTGAGCGTGCTGCCCTTGCCCATGACCAGCCCGAACTCCTCGGGAGCGCCGGACGTAGCCGCGAACTGACCCACGATCTTGGACTTCTCCACCTGCGCGGCGGTCACGTAGAACGCCGTCGGCAGGTCCACCACCAGGGCGTCGACCTGCTTGTTCTTCAGCGCGTTCACCGCGTCGATCTGCTCGTTGTACACGTTCGGCTCAGCCGCCGGCTGGACGACCTCCTTCACGGCGGTCAGCGCCGTCGTGCCCACCTGGACGCCGATCTTCGCGTCCTTCAACGCGGCCAGGTCGGTGGCACCGGCGAACTTCGACCCCTCGACCGCCACCACGGCCTGCTTGACCGTGTAGTAGCCCTTGCTGAAGTCCACCGCCTTGGCGCGCGCCGGGGTGATGGAGACCTGGTTGATGTCGAAGTCGAACTGCTTGACGCCGGGCGCGAAGGCGGTGTCGAACTTCACCGTCGACCACTGCACCTCGTCGCGGTCGAAGCCCATCTCCCCCGCCACGGCGAAGGCGACCGCGCTCTCGAACCCCTGGCCGTTGGACGGGTCGTCGTCCTTGAACCACGGCTCGTAGGCGGGCTTGTCGGTGCCGATCGTCAGCTTGCCCGGGGTGACGAGCTTGAGCTGGTCCTTGGTGCAGGCGGTGGAGGGCGCCCCGCTCGGCGCGGAGATGCTCGCGGTGTTGTTGGCGGGCGCACACGCCACGGCGGCCGTCGCCAACGCTCCAAGCGCGAGCAGCATCGAAGGGCGGACCATGGGCGTGCCTCCACGTTTACCTAGATGAACGTGCAAATTGTACGCGCCCCAAATAGGCAACCAACTCCACCCCATATGCCCAAAACCTCCACGTTGCCCAGCCGCCGCACGGGCCACCGTCTCCCGCGTACCGACCCGAGGTCAACGTCATCCGAGATCCCACGCAGACCGAAAACTACGCCACCCGAGATCGATGGGGCTGGAGAGGCCGGTCTAGAAGCTGACGTGGGAGCGGCGGGTCCCTGGTCAGGGAGTTCGCCCCTTGTAGAGATATGGAAAGGCCCCCGCGTCCAGAGGATGCGGGGGCCTGACCGGGAAGTACCGTTAGCCGGCGACGACTTCGACGTCGACCGAGGCGGAGACCTCCGGGTGCAGCTTGACGCTGACCTTGTGGGAGCCGACGCTCTTGATCGCGTTGACGATCTCGATGCGACGACGGTCGAGGACCGGGCCACCGGCCTTCTTGACCGCGTCGGCGATGTCAGCGGTGGTGATGGAGCCGAACAGACGGCCGGACTCGCCGGCGCGGGTGGTCAGCTTCACCTTCAGAGCGCCGAGCTGGCCGGCGACTTCCTTGGCAGTGCCCAGGTCGCGGATCTCGCGGGCGTCGCGCGCCTTCTTGATCGAAGCGATCTGCTTCTCGCCGCCACGCGTCCAGAGGATCGCGTAGCCGCGGGGCACGAGGTAGTTGCGGCCGTAGCCGTCCTTGACCTCGACGATGTCGCCGGGGGCGCCGAGGCCGGAGACCTCGGTGGTGAGGATGAGCTTCATGTCGCAAGTCCTCCTTAGCGCGCGGTGCTCGTGTAGGGCAGCAGAGCCACCTCACGGGCGTTCTTGATCGCGGTCGCCACGTCGCGCTGGTGCTGGGTGCAGTTGCCCGTCACCCGGCGCGCACGGATCTTGCCGCGGTCGGAGATGAACTTCCGAAGCAGCGCCGTGTCCTTGTAGTCGACGTAGGAGATCTTGTCGTGGCAGAACAGGCAAACCTTCTTCTTGGGCTTGCGCAGTGCCGGCTTAGCCATCGTGGTGCTCCTTTCAGAGCCCCGCCGTGAAGCGGGAATGGACTCGGGCTTGTTGACAGGTGGTCAGACCTCGCGGCCTGACCGTGAGGGGCCCGCGAACGGGCCCTTCAGACTAGAAGGGAGGCTCGTCGCTGAAGTCGCCGCCGCCGCCGAAACCGCCGCCGCCCTGGGGCTGGCCGCCGAAGCCGCCACCCTGGTTGCCGCCGCCGTATCCGCCGCCACCGCCGCCGAAACCGCCGCCGCCCTGGGGCGGGGCCGGGGAGGCAGAGGCCCACGGGTCGTCGGCGGGGCCGCCGCCGAAGCCGCCACCGCCGCCACCCTGACGGGAGGTGCGGTTGACCTTGGCCGTGGCGTTGCGCAGGGACGGGCCGATCTCGTCGACCTCGACCTCATAGACCGTGCGCTTCTCGCCTTCCTTGGTCTCGTAGGACCGCTGCTTGAGCCGTCCCTGAACGATGACCCGCATGCCGCGGGTCAGCGACTCGGCGACGTTCTCGGCCGCCTGCCGCCACACGTTGCAGGTCAGGAAGAGGCTTTCGCCGTCTTTCCACTCGTTGGTCTGGCGGTCCATGAACCGCGGAGTGGACGCGACGCGGAACTGGGCCACAGCTTGCCCCGTGGGGGTGAAGCGCAGCTCAGGATCGTTGACAAGATTGCCGACGATGGTGATGACGGTGTCGCCTGCTGCCATGGCTGGGGCCCTTCCTCGACTCTTGGTTACGGCTCAGACTACGGCGCGCCCCCGACAGAAAGCCGGGAGAACGAGCCGCTCAGTGCACGTCCGGGCGGAGAACCTTGGTCCGCATGATGCCCTCGTTGAGGTTCATCTGGCGGTCGAGTTCCTTGACCGTGGCCGGCTCGGCGGACAGGTCGATGACGGCGTAAATGCCTTCCGACTTCTTCTCGATGTCGTAGGCGAGCCTGCGGCGGCCCCACACGTCGACCTTCTCCACGGTGCCACCGTCATTGCGGACGACGGCGAGGAACTGGTCGAGGGACGGCGCCACAGTGCGCTCATCGAGCGAAGGGTCCAGGATCACCATTACTTCGTAACGACGCATGATGGACTCCAACCTCCTCTGGACTTTTGCGGTCACGACACTCTGCCGTGACAGGAGGACGCTGACGTCTTCACCGAGGCGCCCCTTTCGGCGACCCGGCGGCGGGGTTGACCCAGCACAACGCAGCCTGTACAGGTTACCAGCCGCGCACGGATGGGAACTCCTTACGTCAAGAGGGGGTGGTAAGCCATGCCACATGTG
This window of the Nonomuraea africana genome carries:
- a CDS encoding amino acid ABC transporter ATP-binding protein, with the protein product MSVLTIDGVWKNYHGHHVLRGIDLEVDTHEVVCLIGASGSGKSTLLRCVNLLETVDDGAILLDGKEITDPAVDVDDVRKRLGIVFQAFNLFPHMSVLDNITLAPRQVHKVAKGEAEEQARALLARFGLAEKAGAYPDQLSGGQQQRVAIIRALATQPRLMLLDEVTSALDPALVTEVLGIIKELKQSGMTMILTTHEMGFCRDIADTVCFLDGGVLLERGTPEQIFTDPQHPRTRDFLRSVIEAGRL
- a CDS encoding single-stranded DNA-binding protein → MAAGDTVITIVGNLVNDPELRFTPTGQAVAQFRVASTPRFMDRQTNEWKDGESLFLTCNVWRQAAENVAESLTRGMRVIVQGRLKQRSYETKEGEKRTVYEVEVDEIGPSLRNATAKVNRTSRQGGGGGGFGGGPADDPWASASPAPPQGGGGFGGGGGGYGGGNQGGGFGGQPQGGGGFGGGGDFSDEPPF
- the rplI gene encoding 50S ribosomal protein L9, which produces MKLILTTEVSGLGAPGDIVEVKDGYGRNYLVPRGYAILWTRGGEKQIASIKKARDAREIRDLGTAKEVAGQLGALKVKLTTRAGESGRLFGSITTADIADAVKKAGGPVLDRRRIEIVNAIKSVGSHKVSVKLHPEVSASVDVEVVAG
- the rpsF gene encoding 30S ribosomal protein S6, which translates into the protein MRRYEVMVILDPSLDERTVAPSLDQFLAVVRNDGGTVEKVDVWGRRRLAYDIEKKSEGIYAVIDLSAEPATVKELDRQMNLNEGIMRTKVLRPDVH
- a CDS encoding ABC transporter substrate-binding protein, whose amino-acid sequence is MVRPSMLLALGALATAAVACAPANNTASISAPSGAPSTACTKDQLKLVTPGKLTIGTDKPAYEPWFKDDDPSNGQGFESAVAFAVAGEMGFDRDEVQWSTVKFDTAFAPGVKQFDFDINQVSITPARAKAVDFSKGYYTVKQAVVAVEGSKFAGATDLAALKDAKIGVQVGTTALTAVKEVVQPAAEPNVYNEQIDAVNALKNKQVDALVVDLPTAFYVTAAQVEKSKIVGQFAATSGAPEEFGLVMGKGSTLKPCVDKAVEALKSKGELAKIEQQWLGSAAGAPELK
- a CDS encoding APC family permease, with translation MRRLPLADAIGLRTGARHSLHRLYRPADLVVLGLGVMIGAGIFSMAGRQAATTAGPGVILSFMIGGIACMLAALCYAELASAIPASGAAYAYAYVIFGEVWAWAVGWALILETQLAAAVVARVWAIYATQTLTDLGIGQAIPQGVLAAFVLAALTTTVALSARIGLRALWVIVVAKLLAIGAVIVVGATHVDTANLGDFIAPVQPSTGSPDTVLGLLLGPTGSFGWFGVFAAAPAIVFAYVGFDLVATASEETVEAPRAVPLGMIRSLAIATVLYIATALVMVGMVPYTRIAREAPLAAAFKTVGEDVMVHVINIGAVLGLTTVILVLIAGQTRIMFAMARDGLLPRRLGTLSRRFHTPSTVTLVIGVVAILLAQLAPVLMLEQLVVLGTLFAFLMVSVGVVVLRHTMPTTPRGFTVPLSPLVPALSVLATLWLMINLRVQTWAGFAVWMVAGLLVYLAYGRRRSPFAAELTRGAPGGRGGRGGLGGRGGRGGRHRR
- the rpsR gene encoding 30S ribosomal protein S18, which translates into the protein MAKPALRKPKKKVCLFCHDKISYVDYKDTALLRKFISDRGKIRARRVTGNCTQHQRDVATAIKNAREVALLPYTSTAR
- a CDS encoding amino acid ABC transporter permease — its product is MTSQTATEWVKSDRQVERERVRRTRARRSASVATASTIVFLVLLVWGVTNSPGWASVKETFFNWDEFVNAVPDVLTGFLLNIKIFLIAEPLILVVGLLVALARGLKAPIFFPLRALATAYTDIFRGVPTILVIYLIGFGLPALQLQGVPTDLATLGIIALTLSYGAYVAEVIRSGIDSVHPSQVAAARSLGLSHGKTMRFVVLPQALRRVVPPLLNDFVSLQKDTALVATIGPLEALRQAQIHAAGSFNYTPYLVAALLFILLTIPMARFTDYLAARSQRRRGQ